A part of Ziziphus jujuba cultivar Dongzao chromosome 8, ASM3175591v1 genomic DNA contains:
- the LOC125421655 gene encoding putative disease resistance protein At1g50180 isoform X2 produces the protein MAEFLLSKFAESAVSQTVQRITDLLIYEAASLSSVREDVEVLQNDLKSLQGLIKAADSKQEHDQHLQELVRQVKDVASEAEDVIDTYILKVDSSCIKAFHNKRIRPQINSVRARIQNIINTSMPIYGFVSAVGEGTSSIVDLQRHLRRSSPNDDDGDNDVVSLKSSTSALTEELTKEEDRLCVVSVVGMGGLGKTTLAKKVFKCVKQKFDCSAWVFISQQYVLRDVLIDIFIQIGSPNENMKFERINSARDILERKKKEREFLNALPEHELIDSLNDKLKEKRFLVVLDDIWKIEAWYFLERAFPKGKKGSKILFTTRNREVASAADPRSCQVEPPLLTLEESWELLKRKAFPRDIVDAHGCPPEYENLGKEMAKKCAGLPLAVVVLGGLLSTKATLEEWKKVMRDVNSNLNKMQPRQQYEGVNQILALSYHDLPYYLKPCFLYLGNFPEDYEIHKRKLIRLWIGEGFIPMSTGSRGEMEQTWEDVAEGYMEELIHRCMVQVEKRDHTGRGAKTCRMHDLMRDLCINKSREESFAQIMEKTDGSAASFKPSGDSRSRRLVIHPGVDLQYRKTHWACNTFFRKLVNPCSSSLVESNWVEQGETSGYHPP, from the exons atggcagAATTTTTGTTATCGAAATTTGCAGAGTCCGCTGTATCCCAAACAGTCCAAAGAATCACTGACCTTCTCATCTATGAAGCCGCTTCCTTGAGCAGTGTGAGAGAGGATGTGGAGGTCTTGCAAAACGACTTGAAGTCCCTTCAGGGCCTCATAAAAGCAGCAGACTCCAAGCAAGAACATGACCAACACCTCCAAGAGTTGGTACGCCAAGTCAAAGATGTGGCTTCTGAAGCTGAGGATGTTATCGATACCTACATCCTCAAAGTTGACTCCTCTTGCATCAAAGCTTTTCATAATAAAAGAATTCGACCCCAGATCAACTCTGTCCGCGCTAGAATACAAAACATAATAAACACAAGCATGCCAATTTATGGATTCGTATCTGCTGTTGGAGAGGGGACGAGTTCCATTGTGGATCTGCAGCGGCATTTGAGAAGATCATCTCCAAATGATGATGATGGCGATAATGATGTTGTAAGCTTGAAGAGTAGCACCAGCGCCTTAACAGAAGAGTTGACTAAGGAGGAAGACCGGCTGTGCGTTGTCTCTGTAGTGGGTATGGGTGGTTTAGGTAAGACCACTCTTGCCAAGAAAGTATTTAAATGTGTTAAACAAAAGTTTGATTGCTCTGCTTGGGTTTTTATATCTCAACAATATGTGCTAAGGGATGTTTTGATTgacatcttcatccaaattggtTCTCCAAATGAAAACATGAAATTTGAAAGAATTAATTCTGCCAGAGATATTTTAGaacgaaagaaaaaagagagggaGTTTTTGAATGCTTTGCCGGAGCACGAGCTAATTGATTCGCTCAACGATAAGCTGAAAGAGAAGCGATTTCTTGTGGTTCTTGATGATATTTGGAAGATTGAGGCTTGGTATTTTTTAGAGCGTGCTTTTCCGAAAGGAAAGAAGGGAAGCAAAATTCTGTTTACCACACGCAATAGGGAGGTAGCCTCAGCTGCTGATCCACGGAGCTGCCAAGTTGAACCACCTTTGTTGACATTGGAAGAGAGTTGGGAGCTTCTTAAACGGAAAGCATTTCCAAGAGATATTGTGGATGCCCATGGTTGTCCACCAGAGTATGAGAACTTAGGAAAGGAGATGGCTAAAAAATGTGCAGGACTTCCTCTTGCTGTTGTTGTGCTTGGAGGCTTGTTGAGTACAAAAGCTACGTTGGAAGAATGGAAGAAGGTGATGAGAGACGTGaattcaaacttgaacaaaatgcAACCAAGACAACAATATGAAGGGGTGAATCAGATACTAGCCTTGAGCTACCACGATCTACCTTACTACTTGAAGCCCTGTTTTTTGTATCTGGGCAACTTTCCTGAGGATTATGAAATacacaaaagaaaattgatcCGATTATGGATAGGAGAAGGATTTATTCCCATGAGTACGGGATCAAGAGGAGAGATGGAACAAACATGGGAAGATGTAGCTGAAGGATACATGGAAGAGCTGATCCATAGGTGCATGGTTCAGGTGGAGAAAAGGGACCATACAGGAAGAGGTGCGAAAACATGTCGCATGCATGATCTTATGCGAGACTTGTGTATAAACAAGTCCAGAGAGGAAAGCTTTGCTCAGATTATGGAAAAGACCGATGGTTCTGCAGCTTCATTTAAGCCCTCGGGAGATAGTCGTTCTCGAAGACTTGTCATCCATCCTGGTGTTGATCTTCAATATCGCAAAACACATTGGGCATGCAACACCTTTTTCAGAAAGCTTGTTAATCCATGTTCGTCTTCTTTGGTGGAGTCTAATTGGGTGGAACAG GGGGAGACATCTGGCTATCATCCTCCATAG
- the LOC125421655 gene encoding putative disease resistance protein At1g50180 isoform X1 codes for MAEFLLSKFAESAVSQTVQRITDLLIYEAASLSSVREDVEVLQNDLKSLQGLIKAADSKQEHDQHLQELVRQVKDVASEAEDVIDTYILKVDSSCIKAFHNKRIRPQINSVRARIQNIINTSMPIYGFVSAVGEGTSSIVDLQRHLRRSSPNDDDGDNDVVSLKSSTSALTEELTKEEDRLCVVSVVGMGGLGKTTLAKKVFKCVKQKFDCSAWVFISQQYVLRDVLIDIFIQIGSPNENMKFERINSARDILERKKKEREFLNALPEHELIDSLNDKLKEKRFLVVLDDIWKIEAWYFLERAFPKGKKGSKILFTTRNREVASAADPRSCQVEPPLLTLEESWELLKRKAFPRDIVDAHGCPPEYENLGKEMAKKCAGLPLAVVVLGGLLSTKATLEEWKKVMRDVNSNLNKMQPRQQYEGVNQILALSYHDLPYYLKPCFLYLGNFPEDYEIHKRKLIRLWIGEGFIPMSTGSRGEMEQTWEDVAEGYMEELIHRCMVQVEKRDHTGRGAKTCRMHDLMRDLCINKSREESFAQIMEKTDGSAASFKPSGDSRSRRLVIHPGVDLQYRKTHWACNTFFRKLVNPCSSSLVESNWVEQVHPNLRSLLCLDGIFLPSSALKSSKFRMLRMLEVGVSVGCCEFIVLRGLGDLIHLRYLCVEISGGDIWLSSSIGNLRNLHTLHIKGRVRGSVGMISKLIRLRHLSLPFVLSDQNGFQIDKLKDIETLKKIPASVLIRSYDALHKLTNLRSISMDFDGDYYNYNDDDVRRVLGSQIVQSGRLTSLDIWIYNTEAGFPSLESLSSCHSLSKLVLYGEMKFQQQQGLIHLPQSLTKLTLWHSEMEQDPMPVLENKLPNLRFLMLCFNAYVGSKMVCSANGFPNLDTLQLVWLDNLREWIVEKGAMPSLKKLTIGRLHSLEMIPEGLEFVTSLKELVIENMRNSFCEKLQVKN; via the coding sequence atggcagAATTTTTGTTATCGAAATTTGCAGAGTCCGCTGTATCCCAAACAGTCCAAAGAATCACTGACCTTCTCATCTATGAAGCCGCTTCCTTGAGCAGTGTGAGAGAGGATGTGGAGGTCTTGCAAAACGACTTGAAGTCCCTTCAGGGCCTCATAAAAGCAGCAGACTCCAAGCAAGAACATGACCAACACCTCCAAGAGTTGGTACGCCAAGTCAAAGATGTGGCTTCTGAAGCTGAGGATGTTATCGATACCTACATCCTCAAAGTTGACTCCTCTTGCATCAAAGCTTTTCATAATAAAAGAATTCGACCCCAGATCAACTCTGTCCGCGCTAGAATACAAAACATAATAAACACAAGCATGCCAATTTATGGATTCGTATCTGCTGTTGGAGAGGGGACGAGTTCCATTGTGGATCTGCAGCGGCATTTGAGAAGATCATCTCCAAATGATGATGATGGCGATAATGATGTTGTAAGCTTGAAGAGTAGCACCAGCGCCTTAACAGAAGAGTTGACTAAGGAGGAAGACCGGCTGTGCGTTGTCTCTGTAGTGGGTATGGGTGGTTTAGGTAAGACCACTCTTGCCAAGAAAGTATTTAAATGTGTTAAACAAAAGTTTGATTGCTCTGCTTGGGTTTTTATATCTCAACAATATGTGCTAAGGGATGTTTTGATTgacatcttcatccaaattggtTCTCCAAATGAAAACATGAAATTTGAAAGAATTAATTCTGCCAGAGATATTTTAGaacgaaagaaaaaagagagggaGTTTTTGAATGCTTTGCCGGAGCACGAGCTAATTGATTCGCTCAACGATAAGCTGAAAGAGAAGCGATTTCTTGTGGTTCTTGATGATATTTGGAAGATTGAGGCTTGGTATTTTTTAGAGCGTGCTTTTCCGAAAGGAAAGAAGGGAAGCAAAATTCTGTTTACCACACGCAATAGGGAGGTAGCCTCAGCTGCTGATCCACGGAGCTGCCAAGTTGAACCACCTTTGTTGACATTGGAAGAGAGTTGGGAGCTTCTTAAACGGAAAGCATTTCCAAGAGATATTGTGGATGCCCATGGTTGTCCACCAGAGTATGAGAACTTAGGAAAGGAGATGGCTAAAAAATGTGCAGGACTTCCTCTTGCTGTTGTTGTGCTTGGAGGCTTGTTGAGTACAAAAGCTACGTTGGAAGAATGGAAGAAGGTGATGAGAGACGTGaattcaaacttgaacaaaatgcAACCAAGACAACAATATGAAGGGGTGAATCAGATACTAGCCTTGAGCTACCACGATCTACCTTACTACTTGAAGCCCTGTTTTTTGTATCTGGGCAACTTTCCTGAGGATTATGAAATacacaaaagaaaattgatcCGATTATGGATAGGAGAAGGATTTATTCCCATGAGTACGGGATCAAGAGGAGAGATGGAACAAACATGGGAAGATGTAGCTGAAGGATACATGGAAGAGCTGATCCATAGGTGCATGGTTCAGGTGGAGAAAAGGGACCATACAGGAAGAGGTGCGAAAACATGTCGCATGCATGATCTTATGCGAGACTTGTGTATAAACAAGTCCAGAGAGGAAAGCTTTGCTCAGATTATGGAAAAGACCGATGGTTCTGCAGCTTCATTTAAGCCCTCGGGAGATAGTCGTTCTCGAAGACTTGTCATCCATCCTGGTGTTGATCTTCAATATCGCAAAACACATTGGGCATGCAACACCTTTTTCAGAAAGCTTGTTAATCCATGTTCGTCTTCTTTGGTGGAGTCTAATTGGGTGGAACAGGTACATCCCAATCTTCGTTCTCTTTTGTGTTTGGATGGGATATTTCTTCCTTCATCAGCATTAAAATCAAGCAAGTTCAGAATGTTGAGAATGTTGGAAGTTGGTGTTAGTGTTGGATGTTGTGAATTTATAGTTCTTAGAGGACTGGGTGATTTAATTCACTTGAGATATTTATGCGTTGAGATTTCAGGGGGAGACATCTGGCTATCATCCTCCATAGGTAATCTGCGCAATTTGCACACTCTACATATTAAGGGGAGAGTCAGAGGATCAGTAGGCATGATATCAAAATTGATACGTTTGAGACATCTGTCGTTACCATTTGTTTTGAGCGATCAAAATGGTTTTCAGATAGATAAACTAAAAGACATTGAGACTCTAAAGAAGATACCAGCTTCTGTGTTGATTAGATCATATGATGCACTACACAAGTTGACTAATCTTCGAAGCATATCGATGGACTTTGATGgtgattattataattataatgacGATGATGTGAGAAGGGTGTTGGGGTCCCAAATCGTTCAATCAGGCCGCCTAACATCCTTGGACATATGGATATACAACACCGAAGCTGGATTTCCAAGTCTGGAATCACTTTCTTCATGTCATAGTCTCTCTAAATTAGTTTTGTATGGGGAGATGAAATTCCAACAACAACAAGGATTAATACATCTTCCACAAAGCCTTACCAAATTGACTCTGTGGCATTCTGAAATGGAGCAGGACCCAATGCCAGTGTTGGAGAATAAGCTACCAAATTTAAGGTTTCTTATGCTTTGTTTCAATGCATATGTTGGTTCTAAAATGGTTTGCTCTGCCAATGGATTTCCAAACTTAGACACTCTTCAACTCGTGTGGTTAGACAATTTAAGAGAGTGGATAGTAGAGAAAGGTGCGATGCCGAGTCTCAAGAAATTAACCATTGGTCGTCTTCATAGCTTAGAGATGATTCCAGAAGGCTTGGAATTTGTGACTTCCCTCAAAGAATTGGTAATTGAAAACATGAGGAATTCCTTCTGCGAGAAGCTTCAAgtgaaaaactaa